One window from the genome of Pseudonocardia hierapolitana encodes:
- a CDS encoding ABC transporter ATP-binding protein: MADSKLVLDGLHKAFPGPLPVLDGVEFDVAPGEFVSVIGPSGCGKSTLFNVIAGLDLPDAGRVLVDGVDATGRVDHVAYMPQRDLLFPWRTVLDNTTLGLEVAGMSRRAARERARPLFAPFGLEGFESARPHELSGGMRQRAALLRTVVQDRAVLLLDEPFGALDSLTRTDMQTWLEDVRAHFGWTVLLITHDIREAAFLSDRVIVLGPRPTRVRREVAVDLPRPRQVELITSTRFAEVESELLAALRDAPS, translated from the coding sequence GTGGCTGACAGCAAGCTCGTCCTGGACGGCCTGCACAAGGCCTTCCCCGGCCCGCTGCCCGTGCTGGACGGCGTCGAGTTCGACGTGGCGCCCGGCGAGTTCGTCTCGGTGATCGGGCCGAGCGGCTGCGGCAAGTCCACGCTGTTCAACGTGATCGCCGGGCTGGACCTCCCGGACGCGGGGCGCGTGCTCGTGGACGGCGTGGACGCCACCGGGCGCGTCGACCACGTGGCCTACATGCCGCAGCGCGACCTGCTGTTCCCGTGGCGCACGGTGCTGGACAACACGACGCTCGGCCTGGAGGTGGCCGGGATGTCGCGGCGGGCGGCGCGGGAGCGCGCCCGCCCGCTGTTCGCGCCGTTCGGCCTCGAGGGGTTCGAGTCGGCGCGCCCGCACGAGCTGTCGGGTGGGATGCGCCAGCGGGCCGCGCTGCTGCGCACCGTCGTGCAGGACCGGGCGGTGCTGCTGCTCGACGAGCCGTTCGGGGCACTGGACTCGCTCACCCGCACCGACATGCAGACCTGGCTCGAGGACGTCCGTGCCCACTTCGGCTGGACGGTCCTGCTGATCACCCACGACATCCGCGAGGCCGCGTTCCTGTCCGACCGGGTCATCGTGCTCGGGCCCCGGCCCACCCGGGTGCGGCGGGAGGTGGCGGTGGACCTGCCCCGTCCCCGTCAGGTGGAGCTGATCACCTCGACGCGGTTCGCGGAGGTCGAGTCGGAGCTGCTCGCGGCGTTGCGCGACGCTCCGTCCTGA
- a CDS encoding ABC transporter permease: MTTSHRPPEPELAVLDRNPRRVETPGSPGGDAGLAPSKRGTRRVEVRDSRVWGRVAPPLVLVAAGLAGWQWYVTAAEVRPQVLPSPLRVLEQGWAFRDQIWANTVPTLQVTAVGFAVSLALGWAIAIAVDFSPWLRRALTPLLVASQTLPIIAIAPLLIIWFGFGMFPKVVVIALVTFFPITVGLIEGFAATDRQATNLLRSMGASRWQQFRYVRLPGAMPRFFTALRIGITYAVTGAIFAEYVGATAGLGIFMSLQKNSFRTDLVLAAVLVTALLSVALFLLTYAVERLVIPWWHRG, translated from the coding sequence ATGACTACCTCGCATCGCCCGCCTGAGCCCGAGCTCGCCGTGCTCGATCGCAACCCCCGCCGGGTCGAGACGCCCGGCTCGCCGGGCGGAGACGCGGGACTCGCCCCGTCGAAACGCGGGACTCGCCGGGTCGAGGTGCGGGACTCGCGGGTGTGGGGGCGGGTGGCGCCGCCGCTGGTGCTCGTCGCGGCAGGTCTCGCCGGGTGGCAGTGGTACGTGACGGCCGCCGAGGTGCGGCCGCAGGTGCTGCCCTCGCCACTGCGAGTGCTGGAGCAGGGCTGGGCGTTCCGCGACCAGATCTGGGCGAACACGGTGCCGACGCTGCAGGTCACCGCGGTCGGGTTCGCGGTGTCGCTGGCGCTGGGCTGGGCGATCGCGATCGCGGTCGACTTCTCGCCGTGGCTGCGCCGGGCGCTCACCCCGCTCCTCGTCGCCTCCCAGACGCTGCCGATCATCGCGATCGCCCCGCTGCTGATCATCTGGTTCGGGTTCGGCATGTTCCCGAAGGTCGTGGTGATCGCCCTCGTCACGTTCTTCCCGATCACGGTCGGGCTCATCGAGGGGTTCGCGGCCACCGACCGCCAGGCCACCAACCTGCTGCGCAGCATGGGCGCCTCGCGCTGGCAGCAGTTCCGCTACGTGCGGCTGCCCGGCGCCATGCCCCGGTTCTTCACCGCGCTGCGCATCGGCATCACCTACGCCGTCACGGGGGCGATCTTCGCCGAGTACGTCGGCGCGACGGCCGGGCTGGGGATCTTCATGAGCCTGCAGAAGAACTCCTTCCGCACCGACCTCGTGCTCGCCGCCGTGCTGGTCACGGCCCTGCTGTCGGTGGCGCTGTTCCTGCTGACCTACGCCGTGGAGCGGCTCGTGATCCCCTGGTGGCACCGTGGCTGA
- a CDS encoding cytochrome d ubiquinol oxidase subunit II: MTAADVLLVTLWIGLTLYALLGGADFGAGLWDLLAGGAERGRPQRDLIEHSIGPVWEANHVWLIFVITLFWTAFPEAFAPFAATLYIPLTLAALGIIARGAAFAFRKAIEELWLRRVFGAAFAFSSVVTPFFLGTIAGAVASARVPPGIGAGDIVASWWNPTSVTTGVLAVGACAYLAAVYLCADARRAGDEELAEAFRVRALATGVLVGAATVAAPLVVRVDAPGLVAGLTGRALPLAVLSVVAGAASLGLLAARRYVPVRITAALAVAAVIWGWGIAQYPTMLPGLTVAAAAGDPAVLVAVLWVLGIGSVLLVPSLVFLFLLFQRERAAG, encoded by the coding sequence GTGACCGCCGCGGACGTCCTGCTCGTGACCCTCTGGATCGGGCTCACCCTGTACGCGCTGCTCGGCGGCGCCGACTTCGGCGCAGGCCTGTGGGACCTGCTCGCGGGCGGCGCCGAACGCGGCCGTCCGCAGCGCGACCTCATCGAGCACTCGATCGGCCCGGTGTGGGAGGCGAACCACGTGTGGCTGATCTTCGTGATCACCCTGTTCTGGACGGCGTTCCCGGAGGCGTTCGCCCCGTTCGCCGCCACGCTCTACATCCCGCTCACCCTCGCCGCGCTGGGCATCATCGCCCGCGGGGCGGCCTTCGCGTTCCGCAAGGCGATCGAGGAGCTGTGGCTGCGCCGCGTGTTCGGTGCCGCGTTCGCGTTCTCGTCGGTCGTCACCCCGTTCTTCCTCGGCACGATCGCCGGTGCCGTCGCCTCCGCCCGGGTGCCGCCCGGGATCGGCGCCGGGGACATCGTCGCGAGCTGGTGGAACCCCACGTCGGTCACTACCGGTGTGCTCGCCGTCGGGGCGTGCGCCTATCTCGCGGCCGTCTACTTGTGCGCCGACGCCCGGCGGGCCGGGGACGAGGAGCTGGCCGAAGCCTTCCGCGTGCGGGCGCTCGCGACCGGGGTGCTCGTCGGCGCCGCGACCGTGGCGGCGCCGCTGGTGGTCCGGGTCGACGCGCCCGGCCTCGTCGCCGGGCTGACCGGCCGCGCCCTGCCCCTCGCGGTGCTCAGCGTGGTCGCGGGCGCCGCGTCCCTCGGACTGCTGGCGGCGCGGCGCTACGTGCCGGTCCGGATCACCGCCGCGCTGGCCGTCGCCGCCGTGATCTGGGGTTGGGGGATCGCGCAGTACCCGACCATGCTGCCCGGGCTGACCGTCGCCGCCGCGGCCGGGGACCCGGCCGTGCTCGTGGCGGTGCTGTGGGTCCTCGGGATCGGCTCCGTGCTGCTGGTGCCGTCGCTGGTCTTCCTGTTCCTGCTGTTCCAGCGGGAGCGGGCGGCGGGCTGA
- a CDS encoding tetratricopeptide repeat protein encodes MAWWSREGRDRGSARRRGPEDVAALAERNADGVSYFAVGRASDAIARFADAHEGCLVTLGADHPHTLVTAGNLAAACVAAGDWRRGLDLMAVNLADRVRVFGDDDPRTLTAADAMASAYRLVGDVNEAITLSDRVTAERRRVLGPTHPDTLVSRMGMALARAAAGDVMAAITLLEVTLHDSEQAHGARHQHTIALRANVAACLVTLGRGDEAVAAYRQAVDDSAALLGANHPDTVALHEELLKIVQDGASRNAASSSDSTSANRVEVISST; translated from the coding sequence ATGGCGTGGTGGTCGCGCGAAGGACGCGATCGCGGATCCGCCCGCCGGCGAGGCCCGGAGGACGTCGCCGCGCTCGCCGAGCGCAACGCCGACGGCGTGAGCTACTTCGCCGTGGGCCGTGCCTCCGATGCGATCGCCCGCTTCGCGGACGCGCACGAGGGCTGCCTCGTCACGCTCGGCGCCGATCACCCGCACACGCTCGTCACCGCGGGCAACCTCGCCGCGGCGTGCGTGGCCGCGGGCGACTGGCGGCGCGGGCTGGACCTGATGGCCGTGAACCTCGCCGACCGGGTGCGGGTGTTCGGCGACGACGACCCCCGCACGCTCACGGCCGCCGACGCCATGGCATCGGCCTACCGCCTGGTCGGTGACGTGAACGAGGCGATCACGCTGTCCGATCGCGTCACCGCGGAGCGCAGGCGGGTCCTCGGGCCCACCCACCCCGACACCCTCGTCTCCCGGATGGGCATGGCACTCGCCCGCGCGGCGGCGGGCGACGTCATGGCGGCCATCACCCTCCTGGAAGTCACGCTGCACGACTCGGAACAGGCACACGGCGCCCGCCACCAGCACACGATCGCCCTGCGGGCGAACGTCGCCGCCTGCCTGGTCACGCTCGGCCGCGGCGACGAGGCCGTGGCTGCGTACCGGCAGGCCGTCGACGACTCGGCAGCGTTGCTCGGGGCCAACCACCCCGACACCGTCGCGTTGCACGAGGAGCTGCTGAAGATCGTTCAGGACGGAGCGTCGCGCAACGCCGCGAGCAGCTCCGACTCGACCTCCGCGAACCGCGTCGAGGTGATCAGCTCCACCTGA
- a CDS encoding phosphodiesterase gives MPGLPQLVAAAFARLARWRRAPAFHPRGTLFDGRVALTERESATATALGGTGERPALVRLSKGVGTPGALPDLLGVALRTEVGGHVLDVLFTSGRRRLLVPSTGWGRRPYTTLLPYTAAGARVVLGLDPEAPAAAADPAAATPMAFTVTERERGGAPRPVGRLVLVAPHTGDPVAFDPVLNAHPQLRPAAPLRRLRVWAYTGSRRGRGAARDDLHRRPPSEP, from the coding sequence GTGCCCGGTCTCCCTCAGCTGGTCGCGGCCGCTTTCGCGCGGCTCGCGCGGTGGCGGCGCGCCCCGGCCTTCCACCCCCGCGGGACGCTGTTCGACGGGCGCGTCGCGCTCACCGAACGCGAGTCCGCCACCGCCACCGCGCTCGGCGGCACCGGCGAGCGCCCCGCGCTCGTGCGGCTGTCGAAGGGAGTGGGCACGCCCGGGGCGCTCCCCGACCTCCTCGGCGTCGCCCTCCGGACTGAGGTGGGCGGGCACGTGCTCGACGTGCTGTTCACCAGTGGCCGCAGGCGGCTGCTGGTTCCGTCCACCGGGTGGGGACGGCGGCCGTACACCACGCTGCTGCCCTACACCGCGGCCGGCGCCCGGGTGGTGCTCGGCCTCGATCCCGAGGCGCCTGCGGCGGCGGCCGACCCGGCCGCCGCCACCCCGATGGCCTTCACCGTCACAGAACGCGAGCGCGGTGGCGCTCCGCGCCCGGTCGGGCGGCTCGTGCTGGTGGCGCCGCACACCGGCGATCCGGTGGCGTTCGACCCCGTGCTCAACGCCCACCCGCAGCTCCGCCCGGCCGCGCCGCTGCGCCGGCTGCGCGTGTGGGCCTACACCGGCTCGCGCCGGGGACGCGGCGCCGCCCGCGACGACCTGCACCGCAGGCCCCCCTCGGAGCCGTAG
- a CDS encoding ABC transporter substrate-binding protein, which translates to MKPVRAPRILAAIGAVLALLLAGCGGGSGTPTIRVALDWTPNTNHTGLFVAQQEGWFREAGLDVQFLPYNNTSPDTLVSSGAAEFGISFQDSFTFSKAAGADITSVMAVLQHWATQIAVRADRADITSPRDLDGKTYGGFGAAYEEPKMRAVIQDAGGTGTFRTVVLGTAAYEALYAGEVDFTEPFVAWEGIEAELRGQPLKTFSYTDYGFPDAYNVLLIGNSPWLTAHPDLAAKFVQAAQRGYQLAADDPDRAAQLLIDANPGAFAEPELVTRSQHMLAERFLRDENGRVGTQTPEKWAGYSGWVFDSGALTGPDGAPLTQRPDFATWFSNDYLASPA; encoded by the coding sequence GTGAAACCCGTACGCGCACCCCGGATCCTGGCCGCCATCGGGGCGGTGCTGGCCCTGCTGCTGGCCGGCTGTGGCGGGGGGAGCGGGACCCCGACGATCCGCGTGGCCCTCGACTGGACGCCGAACACCAACCACACCGGCCTGTTCGTGGCCCAGCAGGAGGGCTGGTTCCGCGAGGCAGGCCTCGACGTGCAGTTCCTGCCGTACAACAACACCTCGCCGGACACGCTCGTGTCGTCCGGCGCGGCCGAGTTCGGCATCAGCTTCCAGGACTCGTTCACGTTCTCGAAGGCGGCGGGCGCCGACATCACGTCCGTGATGGCCGTGCTCCAGCACTGGGCCACGCAGATCGCGGTGCGGGCCGACCGCGCCGACATCACCTCGCCGCGCGACCTGGACGGCAAGACGTACGGCGGGTTCGGCGCCGCGTACGAGGAACCCAAGATGCGGGCCGTCATCCAGGACGCGGGCGGCACGGGCACGTTCCGCACGGTCGTGCTGGGAACGGCCGCGTACGAGGCGCTCTACGCGGGAGAGGTCGACTTCACCGAGCCGTTCGTCGCCTGGGAGGGCATCGAGGCGGAGCTGCGCGGGCAGCCGCTGAAGACGTTCTCCTACACCGACTACGGGTTTCCGGACGCCTACAACGTGCTGCTCATCGGCAACTCGCCGTGGCTCACCGCGCATCCCGACCTCGCGGCGAAGTTCGTGCAGGCGGCGCAGCGCGGATACCAGCTCGCTGCCGACGACCCGGACCGCGCGGCCCAGCTCCTCATCGACGCCAACCCCGGTGCGTTCGCCGAACCGGAGCTCGTGACGCGCAGCCAGCACATGCTCGCCGAGCGGTTCCTGCGCGACGAGAACGGCCGCGTCGGCACCCAGACGCCCGAGAAGTGGGCGGGGTACTCGGGGTGGGTGTTCGACTCCGGCGCCCTCACGGGCCCTGACGGGGCGCCGTTGACCCAACGCCCCGACTTCGCCACCTGGTTCAGCAATGACTACCTCGCATCGCCCGCCTGA
- a CDS encoding LacI family DNA-binding transcriptional regulator: MKDVALRAGVSLGTVSNVLNRPELVSERTRQRVQAAIAELGFVRNESARQLRGGGSRTLAYVVLDTSNPFFTDVAEGVQEAADGAGLALFLCNSAESSSRQSSFLDLLEQQRVEGVLITPVDVSDPRISALAGRGTPVVIVDRGAGPDGCSVAVDDVLGGDLAVTHLLETGHRRIAFVGGPRAIGQVADRITGAQKAISRAPGSDLVVVETAALNVAEGRRAGERIAGLPAARRPTAAFCANDLLALGLLQQMVRLGLRVPDDLAIVGYDDIEFAEAAAVPLTSVSQPRQLLGRTAAELLLEEARAPESHEHQQVVFAPELVVRASTRLRPADRPA; encoded by the coding sequence ATGAAGGACGTGGCGCTGCGCGCCGGCGTCTCGCTCGGCACCGTGTCCAACGTCCTCAACCGGCCCGAACTGGTCAGCGAGCGCACCCGGCAGCGCGTGCAGGCCGCGATCGCCGAGCTGGGGTTCGTGCGCAACGAGTCGGCCCGGCAGCTGCGCGGCGGGGGCAGCCGCACGCTCGCCTACGTCGTGCTGGACACGTCCAACCCGTTCTTCACCGACGTCGCCGAGGGCGTGCAGGAGGCCGCCGACGGCGCGGGGCTCGCGCTGTTCCTCTGCAACAGCGCCGAGAGCAGCAGCCGCCAGTCGAGCTTCCTCGACCTGCTCGAGCAGCAGCGGGTGGAAGGCGTGCTGATCACACCGGTGGACGTGTCCGACCCGCGCATCAGTGCGCTCGCGGGGCGCGGCACCCCGGTGGTGATCGTCGACCGCGGCGCAGGGCCGGACGGCTGCTCCGTGGCCGTCGACGACGTGCTCGGCGGCGATCTGGCCGTCACGCACCTGCTGGAGACCGGCCACCGGCGCATCGCCTTCGTGGGAGGGCCGCGCGCGATCGGCCAGGTCGCCGACCGGATCACGGGCGCCCAGAAGGCCATCTCCCGCGCGCCGGGCTCGGATCTGGTCGTCGTGGAGACCGCGGCGCTCAACGTCGCCGAGGGCCGCCGGGCGGGCGAGCGGATCGCGGGTCTGCCGGCAGCGCGCCGCCCCACCGCCGCGTTCTGCGCCAACGACCTGCTCGCCCTCGGGCTGCTGCAGCAGATGGTGCGCCTCGGGCTGCGGGTGCCCGACGACCTCGCGATCGTCGGCTACGACGACATCGAGTTCGCCGAGGCCGCCGCCGTGCCGCTGACGTCGGTGAGCCAGCCCCGGCAGCTGCTGGGCCGCACCGCGGCCGAGCTGCTCCTCGAGGAGGCCCGAGCCCCGGAGAGCCACGAGCACCAGCAGGTGGTGTTCGCCCCCGAACTCGTGGTGCGTGCGTCCACCCGCCTGCGCCCCGCCGACCGACCCGCCTGA